The following are from one region of the Aspergillus chevalieri M1 DNA, chromosome 1, nearly complete sequence genome:
- the SIP3 gene encoding putative transcription factor SipA3 (COG:T;~EggNog:ENOG410PHZZ;~InterPro:IPR039463,IPR031968,IPR027267,IPR011993, IPR001849,IPR004182,IPR042067;~PFAM:PF16016,PF00169,PF16746;~TransMembrane:2 (o1140-1164i1176-1200o)), producing MSTQPQVPLPQIGKLVSVVPVGLKEAALDSPTFRATTLHFSDQIEFLERWLDGYAKSASKLTSELAALESTVGSFLSYSTNPVAVSEAVLDHDYTLLSMRRSGDGSRDLWNGLVSSTRKLETFVAEPIRGFIQDDLRSFKESRRILEQTQKQYDYLHSRYSSHNKSKEPSAIREDAFQLHEARKAYLKASLDFSVRAPQVRNALDRLLVRVSFDQWREFKTMHNNNGANFGKWGQEMDRIKGWIHEMEGSEKLSRRELLSARDKIEETAETAFRPSRELEDYSISTVPYLGSRPLSGENMTAEAKPEKQGWVNLRTLTGKPTRTTWIKRWVFLKNGIFGCLVQGSRTGGVEESERIGVLLCNVRPAFQEERRFCFEVKTKSNSIMLQAETQKELLEWISSFEAAKRKALENPASTDLSVSGKMTVQDPAFSISQPPAPEFSADPSESLTPSGDEQGSSDRGILSLPEREPFAFRASTEIGSRRSTGPDSENSGREHASRLIQKLDLHRKSNNAAQSASPLPSVGGGIASLITASHNAIPSMPIGVPDSDSTRGRSLTNRSLSNRNAPYTTLAPFTLANPPAPTSMSKAAVIVSNERGIGLGQADSTGGMPSGLMANLWGSSNWGFVNRFEHERLGQPNGTGSSPEIQPPSTAMSDSSKHTGADADTPISTKPKHGPGHRQTLSLDGSSPTVVKPVAAFEHPSYYPLQLRIQDAQFRLFFPNVKREEPLVMVFRATWSPNDQQEFPGRAYVTNQNIYFYSNYFGLVLTTSIALDTIKEVTAAPGRDCDFLFLHFVPPIGTDTPGRGTVKTFLEPLKLLQRRLNFLIQDSIAVEPLGLEDILKTLTKMESDGPARDPSSDSWEDMTGADRAIDGSIDHKPKQELRAPIYIEKDLDINPPKAGNGRDVAKVRLPTQPVNYVPQGNLTLAAERTFDISAKALFHILFGDNSGVWQLLLHERQARDIKQGPWVSNDSRHLRRQLTFQIETADLIGRTEGIEISDYQIIDVLNDHLCYVVTDKRTPWHLPFKRSFRLVSKVVITFISKSKSKLAVYTKVEWLWTPYGLQGIINNQAIGDLEQDALDLVDLVNEQVRKLGAHGRTKKAISVFGHVGRQNQASELPPNGSNMALEPRKPRKQRSLVQLLFEMFTSFGETAISSVFMSIFAFLRWTWKTVNANKVILFLLLSSVFFNTLYSSQVAYEWWHERNAGNFMARLGVHPDNVMSKAVYLKDIDEAIANSTIGQSPENVSDCFFTFHEQMMRDQATPLSLGATGPRDAVTKSATKRIQQSRERLATYRHNLLVALRVVNSIEREVIQSEWERWLRQEIRRCHQVEVLLGKDNENEEAKVQVDTVFAELTDDVEQWYGRYCTSCQKEQEFVELSGRSYGSA from the exons ATGTCGACCCAGCCGCAAGTTCCATTGCCCCAAATCGGGAAGCTGGTCAGCGTGGT TCCCGTTGGGCTCAAGGAGGCTGCTCTCGACTCCCCGACCTTCCGAGCGACTACCTTGCACTTTTCTGACCAGATCGAGTTCCTCGAACGATGGCTTGATGGCTACGCAAAATCCGCCTCGAAGCTCACTTCTGAGCTTGCGGCCCTTGAGAGTACCGTGGGGAGCTTTCTCTCCTATTCTACAAATCCCGTTGCCGTGTCCGAAGCTGTCCTCGACCATGACTATACTCTGCTGTCGATGAGGAGGAGTGGTGACGGCTCCAGAGATCTTTGGAATGGGTTGGTCAGCAGTACTAGGAAGCTAGAGACGTTTGTTGCAGAGCCGATCAGGGGGTTTATCCAGGACGACTTGAGAAGTTTCAAGGAATCTCGCCGAATCCTCGAGCAGACGCAGAAACAATATGATTATCTCCACTCCAGATATTCGTCGCATAATAAGTCGAAGGAGCCGTCAGCCATACGCGAAGATGCATTCCAACTCCACGAGGCCCGCAAAGCGTATCTGAAGGCGTCATTGGACTTTTCCGTACGAGCTCCGCAAGTGCGAAACGCCCTCGACAGACTACTGGTTCGGGTTTCATTCGACCAATGGCGGGAGTTCAAAACCATGCACAACAACAACGGCGCAAACTTTGGGAAATGGGGTCAGGAGATGGATCGCATAAAGGGCTGGATACACGAAATGGAAGGAAGCGAGAAACTGTCTCGCCGGGAGCTACTGTCTGCTAGAGACAAGATCGAGGAAACTGCAGAGACTGCATTTAGGCCATCTCGCGAGCTGGAAGACTACTCCATATCGACGGTTCCATATCTTGGCTCCCGTCCTTtgtctggagagaatatGACCGCTGAAGCTAAACCGGAAAAGCAGGGGTGGGTCAATCTCCGGACACTTACAGGGAAACCTACCCGGACGACTTGGATAAAGCGCTGGGTCTTCTTGAAGAATGGGATCTTCGGTTGTTTGGTGCAAGGTTCCCGGACTGGTGGCGTAGAGGAGAGCGAAAGAATAGGCGTCCTGCTTTGCAACGTTCGACCGGCTTTTCAGGAGGAGCGAAGATTCTGTTTCGAGGTTAAGACCAAGAGCAACAGCATCATGTTGCAGGCAGAGACACAGAAGGAGCTTTTGGAATGGATCTCTTCTTTTGAGGCTGCTAAACGGAAGGCCTTGGAGAACCCAGCAAGCACCGACCTTTCGGTCTCGGGCAAGATGACAGTCCAAGATCCAGCGTTTTCAATCTCGCAGCCCCCTGCCCCCGAGTTTTCTGCAGACCCATCTGAATCGCTCACTCCCAGCGGCGATGAACAAGGCTCGTCTGATCGTGGGATCCTTTCCCTGCCTGAACGGGAACCATTCGCCTTCAGAGCCAGCACTGAAATTGGGAGCAGGCGGTCTACCGGTCCTGATTCGGAGAATTCGGGACGAGAGCATGCATCCCGGCTTATCCAGAAATTGGATCTTCATCGCAAGTCAAACAACGCTGCGCAGTCGGCTAGCCCTCTTCCCTCTGTTGGAGGCGGCATAGCAAGCCTTATCACTGCCAGTCATAATGCTATTCCCTCTATGCCAATTGGTGTACCAGATAGCGATTCGACTAGGGGCCGTAGCCTGACCAATCGCAGTCTGTCTAATCGCAACGCACCTTACACAACTCTTGCGCCTTTCACACTGGCAAACCCGCCTGCTCCTACAAGCATGAGCAAGGCTGCGGTGATTGTGAGCAACGAAAGAGGAATTGGCCTAGGGCAAGCAGATAGCACTGGAGGAATGCCTAGTGGGTTGATGGCGAATTTGTGGGGCAGTTCCAACTGGGGCTTCGTGAACAGATTTGAACACGAACGACTAGGTCAACCGAATGGTACGGGATCTAGCCCGGAGATACAGCCACCGTCTACTGCTATGAGCGATTCTTCCAAGCATACTGGCGCAGATGCGGATACCCCAATATCTACAAAGCCGAAACATGGGCCCGGACATAGGCAGACTCTAAGTCTTGATGGGAGTTCACCGACTGTTGTAAAGCCGGTCGCTGCGTTTGAACACCCCAGTTACTACCCTCTACAGCTAAGGATCCAGGATGCTCAGTTCCGGTTGTTCTTCCCTAATGTTAAGCGAGAAGAGCCTTTGGTTATGGTTTTCAGAGCCACATGGAGCCCCAATGACCAGCAGGAATTCCCTGGAAGGGCCTACGTGACAAATCAGAATATATACTTCTACAGCAACTATTTCGGATTGGTGTTGACTACCAGCATTGCTTTGGATACGATTAAAGAGGTGACTGCTGCTCCTGGAAGAGATTGCGACTTCTTGTTCCTTCATTTTGTCCCTCCCATAGGGACTGACACGCCTGGTCGGGGCACTGTCAAGACGTTCCTGGAACCGCTTAAACTTCTTCAAAGGCGGCTCAATTTCTTGATTCAGGATTCGATAGCCGTCGAGCCgttgggattggaagatATTCTCAAGACTTTGACGAAGATGGAGTCTGACGGACCAGCACGGGACCCTAGCTCAGATAGTTGGGAGGATATGACTGGTGCAGACAGGGCCATCGATGGATCCATCGATCATAAACCCAAACAGGAACTCCGAGCGCCAATATATATTGAAAAAGATCTGGACATAAACCCGCCAAAGGCTGGCAACGGTAGGGATGTGGCGAAGGTCAGATTACCGACCCAACCGGTGAACTACGTGCCCCAAGGCAACCTTACGCTTGCGGCCGAGAGGACCTTTGACATCAGCGCTAAAGCGTTGTTTCATATCCTCTTTGGTGACAATAGCGGCGTTTGGCAGCTGCTTTTACATGAAAGGCAGGCTCGAG ATATCAAACAAGGGCCGTGGGTTAGCAATGATTCGCGTCATCTACGACGGCAATTGACCTTCCAAATAGAAACGGCAGACCTAATTG GACGGACCGAAGGAATAGAAATCTCTGATTATCAAATTATCGATGTGCTCAATGACCATCTGTGTTACGTCGTCACTGATAAGCGAACTCCCTGGCATCTGCCATTCAAACGCTCGTTTAGGTTGGTCAGCAAAGTCGTGATTACCTTCATCTCTAAATCAAAGAGCAAACTTGCTGTCTACACCAAGGTCGAGTGGCTGTGGACTCCTTACGGCTTGCAAG GTATCATCAATAACCAAGCGATTGGCGATCTCGAGCAAGATGCCTTGGATCTCGTTGATCTTGTCAACGAGCAAGTGCGAAAACTTGGCGCCCATGGTCGCACGAAGAAGGCCATTTCGGTATTCGGTCATGTGGGTCGTCAGAACCAGGCGTCTGAATTGCCACCAAATGGATCCAACATGGCCTTGGAACCTCGCAAGCCCCGAAAGCAAAGGAGTCTGGTTCAACTTTTGTTTGAGATGTTCACTTCCTTTGGGGAGACCGCGATTTCGTCAGTGTTCATGTCGATATTCGCCTTTTTGCGCTGGACGTGGAAGACTGTGAATGCGAACAAGGTTATATTGTTCCTGTTGCTGTCGAGTGTATTCTTTAATACTCTCTATTCGTCACAAGTTGCATATGAGTGGTGGCATGAGAGGAATGCAGGAAACTTCATGGCGCGTCTTGGGGTTCACCCGGACAATGTCATGAGCAAAGCGGTCTATTTGAAAGACATTGATGAAGCAATTGCCAACTCTACAATCGGACAAAGCCCTGAAAATGTCAGCGATTGCTTCTTTACATTTCACGAGCAAATGATGCGCGACCAAGCGACTCCGCTCTCCCTCGGAGCAACAGGCCCCAGAGACGCCGTGACCAAGAGTGCAACAAAACGAATTCAGCAATCGCGTGAACGTCTCGCCACGTACCGGCACAATCTCCTAGTGGCTCTTCGCGTGGTGAACAGTATCGAACGAGAAGTCATCCAGAGCGAATGGGAGCGTTGGCTCCGGCAGGAAATCCGACGCTGTCACCAGGTCGAGGTTCTCCTTGGCAAAGACAATGAGAATGAAGAGGCCAAGGTGCAAGTGGACACCGTGTTTGCCGAATTGACAGACGACGTTGAGCAGTGGTATGGTCGATACTGTACCAGCTGCCAGAAGGAACAGGAGTTTGTTGAGTTGAGTGGCCGTAGTTATGGGAGTGCATAG